The Nycticebus coucang isolate mNycCou1 chromosome 8, mNycCou1.pri, whole genome shotgun sequence genome has a window encoding:
- the LOC128591832 gene encoding nucleoside diphosphate kinase A-like, protein MATREHTFIAIKPDGVQWGLVGEIIKRFEQKGFYLVGLKFMQASEELLREHYIDLKDSPFFAGLVKYMRSGPVVAMVWEGLNVVKTGRVTLGETNPADSKPGTILGDFCIQVGRNVIHGSDSVESAEKEIRLWFRPEELVDYKSCTKDWIYE, encoded by the coding sequence ATGGCCACCCGTGAGCACACCTTCATTGCCATCAAGCCCGATGGGGTCCAGTGGGGTCTTGTAGGAGAGATCATCAAACGTTTTGAGCAGAAGGGATTCTACCTTGTTGGTCTGAAATTTATGCAGGCTTCTGAAGAGCTTCTCAGGGAACACTACATTGACTTGAAGGACAGTCCGTTCTTTGCTGGCCTGGTGAAATACATGCGCTCAGGGCCCGTGGTTGCCATGGTCTGGGAGGGGCTGAATGTGGTGAAGACAGGCAGAGTCACGCTCGGAGAGACCAACCCTGCAGACTCCAAGCCTGGAACCATCCTTGGGGACTTTTGCATCCAAGTTGGCAGGAATGTTATTCATGGCAGCGATTCTGTGGAGAGTGCAGAGAAGGAGATCCGTTTATGGTTTCGCCCCGAGGAACTGGTGGATTACAAGAGCTGCACTAAGGACTGGATCTATGAATGA